In Callospermophilus lateralis isolate mCalLat2 chromosome 18, mCalLat2.hap1, whole genome shotgun sequence, one DNA window encodes the following:
- the Capns2 gene encoding calpain small subunit 2 produces the protein MFLAKALLEGADRGLGEALGGLIGGGVQRRGGGGGGSIGGIVGGIVNLISEAAAAHYSPEPPPPTQQHFTTVEASESEEVRRFRHQFAQLAGPDMEVGATDLMNILNKVLAKHQHLKTARFSLDTCRSIVSVMDSDTTGKLGFEEFKYLWNNIKKWQCVYLQYVRDGSGSLGRSQLREALQAAGFQLNEQLYQMIVRRYVDEDGGMDFNDFISCLVRLDAMFRAFKSLDRDADGLIQVSIQEWLQLTMYS, from the coding sequence ATGTTTCTTGCAAAGGCCTTGTTGGAAGGGGCCGATCGAGGTCTTGGAGAAGCTCTTGGAGGTCTCATTGGAGGAGGCGTccagagaagaggaggaggaggaggaggaagcatTGGCGGGATCGTGGGGGGCATCGTGAACCTGATCAGCGAGGCTGCTGCGGCTCACTATAGCCCGGAGCCGCCGCCGCCCACCCAGCAGCACTTCACCACCGTGGAAGCCTCGGAGAGCGAGGAGGTGAGGCGTTTCCGGCACCAGTTTGCGCAGCTGGCTGGACCCGACATGGAGGTGGGTGCCACTGACCTGATGAACATTCTCAACAAAGTCCTTGCTAAGCACCAGCATCTGAAGACCGCCAGATTTAGCCTGGACACCTGCCGCAGCATCGTGTCTGTCATGGACAGCGACACCACGGGGAAGCTGGGCTTCGAGGAGTTCAAGTACCTGTGGAACAACATCAAGAAGTGGCAGTGCGTCTACTTGCAGTACGTCAGGGACGGTTCCGGGTCTCTGGGGAGGTCCCAGCTGCGGGAAGCTCTGCAGGCAGCGGGCTTCCAGCTGAACGAACAGCTTTACCAGATGATCGTCCGCCGGTACGTCGACGAGGACGGGGGCatggacttcaacgacttcatcAGCTGCCTGGTCCGCCTGGACGCCATGTTCCGTGCTTTCAAGTCCCTGGATAGAGATGCAGATGGCCTGATTCAGGTGTCCATCCAAGAATGGCTGCAGCTGACCATGTATTCCTGA